One segment of Brassica napus cultivar Da-Ae chromosome C3, Da-Ae, whole genome shotgun sequence DNA contains the following:
- the LOC106418906 gene encoding probable cyclic nucleotide-gated ion channel 20, chloroplastic translates to MASPMENDDVPMLPASDTSSSSRTMPFTSRSRSTSLANNSSTIDVFNSSTVVLGYTNHLGTQRRPPLVQMSDPLSSTRSPEPRFALPSPSTGASSDSVGASSSQPNERNHAYSRTPRVFATSDFTLHNALDDDAKGWAKYFSGIIYPESNFVQIWTTFFALSCLCSIFVDPLFFYPIEIYKEERCIKIDWWTTNVFVIVRSITDGLYALNIVLQFRLAYVDLESTVVGAGQLVDDPKKIASHYLRGKFLTDFFIVLPIPQILLLWIIPQLLGTSGANNTKNYLRAAILVQYIPKLRRLFPLLAGQTPRGFRFDSALAKFFINLLTFMLAGHVIGSCWYLLGLQRVNQCLRDACGNSSFECKQLIDCGRENRTEVLHAWKINVSANACFQEDGFDYGIYLKAVNLTSNCTRWYRRYSYSLFWGFQQISTLAGNQVPSYFFGEVLFTMCIIGLGLFLFALLIGNMQNFLQSLGRRDTEMTVRRRDVEQWMSHRRFPKDIRKRVREVERLNWNATRGVNEELLFENMPDDLQRDIRRHLFAFLKKVRIFSEIDESILDAMRARLKQRTYLKNNKVLHRGGVVKKMVFILRGKMESIGEDGYRILLSEGDVCGEELLTWCQERSSVNPDGTMIRMPSKGLLSSRDVWCVTNVEAFSLSVADLEDITSLFPNLEIPKEP, encoded by the exons ATGGCTTCTCCCATGGAGAACGATGATGTTCCCATGCTTCCAGCTTCAgacacatcatcatcatctcgtACTATGCCTTTCACTTCCAGGTCACGTAGCACTTCCCTTGCAAACAATTCTTCCACCATTGACGTATTCAACAGCTCGACAGTTGTTTTAGGCTACACAAATCATCTTGGAACCCAGAGACGGCCTCCGTTAGTGCAAATGAGTGACCCTCTTTCCTCTACTCGCAGTCCTGAGCCTCGCTTTGctcttccttctccttctaCTGGTGCTTCTTCTGATTCCGTTGGTGCCTCCTCCTCTCAGCCTAATGAGAGGAATCATGCCTACAGCCGCACTCCCAGAGTTTTTGCCACTTCTGATTTCACG CTCCATAACGCTCTTGATGATGATGCTAAAGGCTGGGCTAAATACTTTTCTGGAATCATATATCCTGAGTCTAATTTCGTTCAGATCTGGACTACATTCTTTGCCTTATCATGCTTGTGTTCTATTTTCGTAGATCCCCTCTTTTTCTACCCCATAGAAATATATAAG GAGGAGAGATGCATTAAGATCGACTGGTGGACGACTAATGTATTTGTAATTGTGAGAAGTATAACGGATGGCTTATACGCTTTGAACATCGTGCTTCAG TTCCGATTGGCATATGTAGATCTTGAGTCTACGGTTGTTGGTGCTGGCCAGTTGGTTgatgatccaaaaaaaattgcTAGCCATTACTTACGAGGAAAATTTTTGACAGACTTTTTCATAGTGTTGCCAATTCCACAG ATATTGCTATTATGGATAATACCACAACTGTTAGGCACATCTGGGGCAAACAATACAAAGAACTATTTACGTGCTGCAATTCTTGTCCAATACATTCCAAAATTACGTAGGCTTTTTCCTCTTCTAGCCGGACAAACACCAAGAGGGTTCAGATTTGATTCGGCATTGGCCaagttttttataaatcttctCACCTTCATGCTTGCTGGTCATGTTATTGGCTCTTGCTGGTATCTTTTGGGTCTGCAG AGAGTTAATCAGTGCCTTCGAGATGCTTGCGGAAATTCTAGTTTTGAATGTAAACAACTAATAGATTGTGGTCGTGAAAACAGAACGGAAGTTTTACATGCATGGAAAATTAACGTTAGTGCCAATGCTTGTTTTCAAGAGGATGGTTTTGATTATGGAATCTATTTGAAGGCAGTCAATCTCACTAGTAATTGTACTCGTTGGTACAGAAGATACAGTTACTCTCTTTTCTGGGGATTTCAG CAAATCAGCACGCTTGCTGGAAACCAAGTCCCAAGTTACTTTTTTGGGGAGGTCTTATTTACTATGTGTATCATCGGACTGGGGCTTTTCCTTTTCGCGCTTCTTATCGGTAATATGCAAAACTTCCTTCAGTCTCTCGGCCGAAG GGATACAGAAATGACTGTAAGACGGCGTGATGTGGAGCAATGGATGAGCCATAGACGGTTTCCAAAAGACATAAGAAA GAGAGTGCGAGAGGTTGAGAGGCTCAACTGGAATGCTACTAGAGGAGTTAACGAAGAATTGCTCTTTGAGAATATGCCTGATGACCTTCAGAGAGATATAAGACGTCATCTCTTCGCATTTCTCAAGAAG GTGAGGATATTTTCGGAGATTGATGAATCTATCTTAGATGCCATGCGTGCGAGGCTGAAACAGAGGACTTACTTAAAGAATAACAAGGTCTTGCACCGCGGAGGTGTAGTTAAGAAAATGGTATTCATATTGAGAGGTAAGATGGAGAGCATTGGAGAAGACGGTTATCGAATTCTTTTATCAGAGGGAGACGTTTGTGGTGAAGAACTTCTCACTTGGTGCCAAGAACGCTCTTCTGTAAACCCAG ATGGGACTATGATAAGGATGCCATCAAAGGGACTGCTTAGCAGCAGAGATGTTTGGTGTGTGACAAACGTGGAGGCGTTTTCACTCAGTGTAGCAGATCTTGAAGACATCACGAGCTTGTTCCCCAATCTCGAGATTCCTAAGGAGCCATAA